From Candidatus Goldiibacteriota bacterium, the proteins below share one genomic window:
- a CDS encoding tetratricopeptide repeat protein, which produces MKKFVLTAVIALAVSSCMFAKPSEDDVFLKAMTLYNSKEYKNASAAFETFIKEYPSSRYKPSALMKIAEAEENVDKKKDIYERIIKEYPGTEYEAEAVYSLGRMYYAMAEDKKAEEYLGAVMGRFPNTVWIEPAYYYMILSLDGQGRQEEAKKLYADYNGGKGYYMYKNRIELAYANILFKQAKFGEAVFSYQNVIDKTEDTEKYIYLPDVYKKLAEAYRKSGNVEKAKDAESAMLKRFPSADLPEESVKVGAVTAVDTVTGTMPAEVKPTEIIEYFTVQVGAFSLEKNAELEKENLAKKGVKAEIVKDGNFFKLKTGKFRTRAEAESFAKGKGLKNYLARKDF; this is translated from the coding sequence ATGAAAAAATTTGTTTTAACGGCAGTAATAGCGCTTGCGGTGTCGTCATGTATGTTCGCGAAACCGTCGGAAGATGATGTTTTTTTAAAAGCAATGACCCTTTATAATTCCAAAGAATATAAGAATGCCTCCGCGGCATTTGAAACTTTTATTAAGGAATACCCTTCCAGCAGGTATAAACCTTCCGCGCTTATGAAAATCGCGGAAGCCGAAGAAAATGTTGATAAAAAGAAAGATATTTATGAAAGAATTATAAAAGAGTATCCCGGCACAGAGTACGAAGCAGAAGCCGTGTATTCGCTTGGCAGAATGTATTACGCCATGGCAGAGGATAAAAAAGCGGAAGAGTACCTTGGGGCGGTAATGGGCAGGTTTCCCAATACAGTATGGATAGAGCCGGCTTACTATTATATGATTCTTTCCCTTGACGGGCAGGGCAGGCAGGAAGAGGCAAAAAAACTTTACGCGGATTATAACGGCGGCAAAGGGTATTATATGTACAAAAACAGGATAGAACTGGCTTACGCCAACATTCTGTTTAAGCAGGCAAAATTCGGCGAAGCTGTGTTTTCTTATCAAAATGTAATTGATAAAACAGAGGACACTGAAAAATATATTTATCTGCCTGATGTTTATAAGAAACTTGCGGAAGCTTACAGAAAATCGGGAAATGTGGAAAAAGCAAAAGACGCGGAATCCGCTATGTTAAAAAGGTTTCCTTCTGCTGACCTGCCCGAAGAATCCGTAAAGGTGGGAGCCGTGACAGCGGTTGATACCGTAACCGGAACAATGCCGGCTGAAGTGAAACCAACGGAAATAATTGAATATTTTACCGTGCAGGTGGGCGCTTTTTCGCTTGAAAAAAACGCGGAACTTGAAAAAGAAAATCTGGCAAAAAAAGGGGTTAAAGCCGAAATTGTAAAAGACGGAAATTTCTTTAAGTTAAAAACAGGAAAGTTCCGGACCAGGGCGGAAGCTGAAAGTTTTGCAAAAGGAAAGGGCTTAAAGAATTACCTTGCAAGGAAGGATTTTTAA